A DNA window from Coffea arabica cultivar ET-39 chromosome 6c, Coffea Arabica ET-39 HiFi, whole genome shotgun sequence contains the following coding sequences:
- the LOC113693803 gene encoding growth-regulating factor 4 isoform X2: MDFNPKQWREHHQGESDQEHTTPCAKIPRLHLDYSVYPQHQPPSGDSSALPLFVTEPTSISKLSSNLSAPCPNPTDSTPTPTKYPGEAGGMGSYYFSLAQWQELELQALIFRHMLAGAAVPPELLHHLVKKTLLNSSHHHHPYYAPHHHRHHYPPHFQSALLQSGYWGRASMDPEPGRCRRTDGKKWRCSRDVVAGQKYCERHMHRGRNRSRKPVEIPTTRTATPGNGGANVCGGILKNSSFLVAGDTPHSAISGSSPSIDILHLSQRSSESIVRSQNDVHGDDTRSSGQILRHFFDDWPRSLQESEDGGSNGTSATTDLSISVSGNATNSDFSLKLSTGDGDDTTDAENVERERSQSNWGVTGTWGANHVAPMGGPLAEALRSSTSNSSPTSVLHQLQRRSASETSYVST; encoded by the exons ATGGACTTCAATCCGAAGCAATGGAGAGAACATCATCAGGGTGAGTCAGACCAAGAACACACTACGCCTTGTGCAAAGATACCAAGACTTCACCTTGATTACTCCGTTTACCCACAGCATCAGCCACCCTCAGGAGACTCGTCTGCCCTTCCATTGTTTGTTACTGAACCAACCAGTATCAGCAAGCTCAGCAGCAACCTGTCAGCGCCATGCCCAAACCCCACTGATTCAACTCCCACTCCCACCAAATATCCCG GAGAAGCAGGAGGGATGGGGAGTTATTACTTTAGCTTGGCCCAGTGGCAGGAGCTTGAACTGCAGGCATTGATCTTCAGACACATGCTAGCTGGTGCTGCTGTTCCTCCCGAACTACTCCACCACCTTGTCAAGAAAACCCTCCTCAACTCTTCTCATCATCATCACCCTTATTACGCCCCTCACCACCATCGTCATCACTATCCTCCTCATTTCCAATCTGCAT TGCTGCAGTCGGGGTACTGGGGAAGAGCTTCCATGGATCCGGAGCCAGGGAGATGCCGGAGGACAGATGGCAAGAAATGGAGGTGCTCTAGAGATGTGGTGGCTGGGCAGAAGTACTGCGAGCGCCACATGCACCGTGGCCGAAACCGTTCAAGAAAGCCTGTGGAAATCCCCACTACTCGTACCGCTACCCCTGGTAATGGCGGTGCTAATGTGTGCGGCGGAATCCTGAAAAACAGCAGCTTCCTTGTCGCCGGCGATACGCCTCATTCTGCAATTTCTGGGTCATCACCGTCCATTGATATTCTGCACCTCAGTCAAAG ATCCTCAGAATCAATAGTTCGATCCCAGAATGACGTGCACGGAGATGATACTAGATCGAGTGGGCAGATACTTCGGCATTTTTTCGATGACTGGCCTCGATCACTTCAGGAATCTGAGGATGGAGGAAGCAATGGGACTTCAGCCACTACTGACCTTTCTATCTCTGTTTCAGGCAACGCCACCAATTCCGACTTCTCTTTGAAGCTCTCCACCGGTGATGGAGATGACACTACTGATGCTGAAAACGTAGAGCGGGAGAGAAGCCAATCAAACTGGGGTGTTACCGGTACCTGGGGAGCAAACCATGTGGCTCCAATGGGCGGACCACTTGCAGAGGCCTTACGATCATCAACGTCCAATTCCTCGCCAACCAGCGTTCTACATCAATTGCAACGGCGCTCTGCTTCGGAGACCAGCTACGTCAGCACTTGA
- the LOC140008203 gene encoding 1,4-alpha-glucan-branching enzyme 1, chloroplastic/amyloplastic-like, translated as MYDFMALDRPSTPLIDRGIALHKMIRLITMGLGGEGYLNFMGNEFGHPEWIDFPRFDNRLPDGKVVPGNNNSFDKCRRRFDLGDADYLRYRGMQEFDQGMQHLEEIYGFMTSEHQYISRKNEGDRVIVFERGDLVFVFNFHWNNSYSDYQIGCLKPGKYKVVLDSDDPLFEGFGRIDHNAEFFTSEGWYDNRPRSFLVYAPARTAVVYAPIKDELEPIDG; from the exons ATGTATGATTTTATGGCATTGGATAGACCATCAACTCCTCTAATTGATCGTGGAATAGCATTGCACAAAATGATCAGGCTAATCACTATGGGGTTAGGTGGAGAAGGCTATCTAAATTTTATGGGAAATGAATTTGGGCACCCTG AGTGGATAGATTTTCCGAGGTTTGATAACCGTCTTCCTGATGGCAAAGTAGTCCCTGGAAATAATAACAGCTTTGACAAATGCCGGCGTAGATTTGATCTG GGTGATGCGGATTATTTGAGATACCGTGGAATGCAAGAGTTTGACCAGGGAATGCAGCATCTTGAAGAAATCTATGGT TTCATGACTTCAGAGCACCAGTATATATCACGGAAGAATGAAGGAGATAGAGTAATTGTGTTTGAAAGAGGAGATTTAGTTTTTGTCTTTAACTTTCATTGGAATAACAGTTATTCAGACTACCAGATTGGATGCCTCAAGCCTGGGAAATACAAG GTAGTCTTGGACTCGGATGATCCACTATTTGAAGGTTTCGGCAGAATTGATCACAATGCAGAGTTCTTCACATCT GAGGGATGGTATGACAATCGTCCTAGATCATTTTTGGTTTATGCACCTGCTCGCACAGCAGTTGTCTATGCTCCAATAAAGGATGAACTGGAGCCTATTGATGGATAA
- the LOC140008204 gene encoding uncharacterized protein yields the protein MVDSLLTSLSMENHHPSTLLSMDSSASSSHDELDLEMNRQVVLPRPPPDINLPLSTERNSPQSWNPEHCDILDVGLGSQMYETETFLTVPKVGRKCAKRGDSIWGAWFFFSFYFRPVLNEKSKAKITRDGNGLSGFDKSDLQLDVFMVQHDMENMYMWVFKERPENALGKMQLRSYMNGHSRQGERPFPFSVDKGFVRSHRMQRKHYRGLSNPQCVHGIEVVPSPNLLGLDEDERKRWAELTGRDINFTIPHEASDYGSWRNLPSTEFELERPPAIIKNNSHSQSKKLLNGSGLNLSTQPSSHSNGDSMDLSPVSGKRRKDFFSHGNEEDCYLTVNPPDRIPDLETHPNEPHWLNEFSGVLRHVYGPVTAAKSIYEDEEGYLIIISLPFVDLQRVKVSWRNTLTHGIIKVSCVSTSRMPFIKRLDRTFKLTDPSSEHCPPGEFIREIPLSTRIPEDANIEAYYDGTGTVLEILVPKLREGPEEHEVRVCLRPHFAGNDLMLT from the coding sequence ATGGTAGATTCTCTACTCACATCTTTATCAATGGAGAATCATCACCCTTCGACCCTGTTGTCAATGGATTCAAGTGCCTCCTCTTCACACGATGAGCTTGATCTAGAGATGAATCGGCAAGTTGTTTTACCCCGTCCGCCGCCTGATATTAACCTACCTCTATCCACTGAGCGTAATTCACCTCAGTCATGGAACCCAGAACACTGTGACATTCTTGATGTTGGGCTTGGGTCCCAAATGTATGAGACAGAAACTTTTCTCACTGTTCCCAAGGTTGGGAGGAAATGTGCCAAAAGGGGTGATAGCATCTGGGGTGCTTGGTTTTTCTTTAGCTTTTACTTTAGGCCAGTATTGAATGAGAAATCAAAGGCCAAGATTACAAGGGATGGTAATGGTCTTTCTGGGTTTGACAAATCTGATCTGCAGCTTGATGTCTTCATGGTTCAGCATGATATGGAGAATATGTATATGTGGGTTTTTAAGGAAAGGCCTGAGAATGCACTGGGTAAGATGCAACTTCGGAGCTATATGAATGGCCATTCTCGTCAAGGAGAGCGTCCTTTTCCATTTAGTGTTGACAAGGGTTTTGTACGATCTCATAGGATGCAACGAAAGCATTACAGGGGCCTCTCAAACCCCCAGTGTGTTCATGGTATCGAGGTTGTTCCATCCCCTAATCTTTTGGGTCTCGATGAAGATGAAAGAAAAAGGTGGGCCGAACTAACAGGGAGGGACATAAACTTCACTATCCCACATGAAGCAAGTGATTACGGTTCTTGGAGAAACCTTCCCAGCACTGAGTTTGAGCTTGAGAGACCACCCGCTATAATAAAGAACAATTCCCATTCCCAGTCAAAAAAATTGCTTAATGGGTCAGGATTGAATCTATCTACTCAGCCATCCAGCCATAGCAATGGGGATTCAATGGATCTATCACCTGTTAGTGGCAAGCGGAGGAAAGATTTCTTCTCACATGGAAATGAAGAGGACTGTTATCTGACAGTGAATCCTCCTGATCGAATTCCTGATCTGGAAACTCACCCGAATGAGCCTCACTGGTTGAATGAATTTAGTGGCGTATTAAGGCATGTCTATGGACCGGTAACAGCTGCAAAATCAATATACGAGGATGAAGAAGGTTACTTGATCATAATTAGCTTGCCGTTTGTTGACCTTCAAAGGGTGAAAGTTTCATGGCGCAATACTCTCACACATGGGATCATCAAAGTGTCTTGTGTGAGCACATCTCGAATGCCTTTCATCAAGAGGCTCGACAGGACTTTCAAGCTGACAGATCCTTCTTCGGAACACTGCCCTCCAGGAGAATTTATTAGGGAGATCCCTCTTTCAACCCGCATACCTGAAGACGCGAATATAGAAGCATACTATGATGGAACAGGGACAGTGCTAGAGATTCTAGTGCCAAAACTTCGCGAGGGGCCAGAAGAACATGAAGTCCGAGTTTGCCTACGGCCTCATTTTGCAGGCAATGATCTTATGTTGACTTGA
- the LOC113693803 gene encoding growth-regulating factor 4 isoform X1, with product MDFNPKQWREHHQGESDQEHTTPCAKIPRLHLDYSVYPQHQPPSGDSSALPLFVTEPTSISKLSSNLSAPCPNPTDSTPTPTKYPVRSGEAGGMGSYYFSLAQWQELELQALIFRHMLAGAAVPPELLHHLVKKTLLNSSHHHHPYYAPHHHRHHYPPHFQSALLQSGYWGRASMDPEPGRCRRTDGKKWRCSRDVVAGQKYCERHMHRGRNRSRKPVEIPTTRTATPGNGGANVCGGILKNSSFLVAGDTPHSAISGSSPSIDILHLSQRSSESIVRSQNDVHGDDTRSSGQILRHFFDDWPRSLQESEDGGSNGTSATTDLSISVSGNATNSDFSLKLSTGDGDDTTDAENVERERSQSNWGVTGTWGANHVAPMGGPLAEALRSSTSNSSPTSVLHQLQRRSASETSYVST from the exons ATGGACTTCAATCCGAAGCAATGGAGAGAACATCATCAGGGTGAGTCAGACCAAGAACACACTACGCCTTGTGCAAAGATACCAAGACTTCACCTTGATTACTCCGTTTACCCACAGCATCAGCCACCCTCAGGAGACTCGTCTGCCCTTCCATTGTTTGTTACTGAACCAACCAGTATCAGCAAGCTCAGCAGCAACCTGTCAGCGCCATGCCCAAACCCCACTGATTCAACTCCCACTCCCACCAAATATCCCG TGCGATCAGGAGAAGCAGGAGGGATGGGGAGTTATTACTTTAGCTTGGCCCAGTGGCAGGAGCTTGAACTGCAGGCATTGATCTTCAGACACATGCTAGCTGGTGCTGCTGTTCCTCCCGAACTACTCCACCACCTTGTCAAGAAAACCCTCCTCAACTCTTCTCATCATCATCACCCTTATTACGCCCCTCACCACCATCGTCATCACTATCCTCCTCATTTCCAATCTGCAT TGCTGCAGTCGGGGTACTGGGGAAGAGCTTCCATGGATCCGGAGCCAGGGAGATGCCGGAGGACAGATGGCAAGAAATGGAGGTGCTCTAGAGATGTGGTGGCTGGGCAGAAGTACTGCGAGCGCCACATGCACCGTGGCCGAAACCGTTCAAGAAAGCCTGTGGAAATCCCCACTACTCGTACCGCTACCCCTGGTAATGGCGGTGCTAATGTGTGCGGCGGAATCCTGAAAAACAGCAGCTTCCTTGTCGCCGGCGATACGCCTCATTCTGCAATTTCTGGGTCATCACCGTCCATTGATATTCTGCACCTCAGTCAAAG ATCCTCAGAATCAATAGTTCGATCCCAGAATGACGTGCACGGAGATGATACTAGATCGAGTGGGCAGATACTTCGGCATTTTTTCGATGACTGGCCTCGATCACTTCAGGAATCTGAGGATGGAGGAAGCAATGGGACTTCAGCCACTACTGACCTTTCTATCTCTGTTTCAGGCAACGCCACCAATTCCGACTTCTCTTTGAAGCTCTCCACCGGTGATGGAGATGACACTACTGATGCTGAAAACGTAGAGCGGGAGAGAAGCCAATCAAACTGGGGTGTTACCGGTACCTGGGGAGCAAACCATGTGGCTCCAATGGGCGGACCACTTGCAGAGGCCTTACGATCATCAACGTCCAATTCCTCGCCAACCAGCGTTCTACATCAATTGCAACGGCGCTCTGCTTCGGAGACCAGCTACGTCAGCACTTGA